In Lagopus muta isolate bLagMut1 chromosome 20, bLagMut1 primary, whole genome shotgun sequence, the following proteins share a genomic window:
- the APPBP2 gene encoding amyloid protein-binding protein 2, producing MAAVELEWVPETLYNTAISAVVDSYGRARRRDIRSLPENIQFDVYYKLYQQGRLCQLGSEFCELEVFAKVLRALDKRHLLHHCFQALMDHGVKVASVLAYSFSRRCSYIAESDSAVKEKAIQIGFVLGGFLSDAGWYSDAEKVFLSCLQLCTLHDEILHWFRAVECCVRLLHVRNGNCKYHLGEETFKLAQSYMDKLAKHGQQANKAALYGELCALLFAKSHYDEAYKWCIEAMKEITVGLPVKVVVDVLRQASKACVVKREFKKAEQLIKHAVYLAREHFGAKHPKYSDTLLDYGFYLLNVDNICQSVAIYQTALDIRQSVFGGKNIHVATAHEDLAYSSYVHQYSSGKFDNALFHAERAIGIITHILPEDHLLLASSKRVKALILEEIAIDCHNKETEQRLLQEAHDLHLSSLQLAKKAFGEFNVQTAKHYGNLGRLYQSMRKFKEAEEMHIKAIQIKEQLLGQEDYEVALSVGHLASLYNYDMNQYENAEKLYLRSIAIGKKLFGEGYSGLEYDYRGLIKLYNSIGNYEKVFEYHNILANWNRLRDRQFSVTDALEDVSSSPQSTEEVVQSFLMSQNVDGQSS from the exons ctttacCAACAGGGCCGCTTATGCCAACTGGGGAGTGAATTCTGTGAACTAGAAGTTTTTGCAAAGGTGCTGCGAGCTTTAGATAAAAG acaTCTGCTTCATCACTGTTTTCAGGCTTTGATGGACCATGGAGTAAAAGTTGCTTCTGTACTGGCCTATTCTTTCAGTAGACGATGTTCCTACATAGCAGAATCAGATtctgctgtaaaagaaaaagcaatccAGATTGGCTTTGTTCTAG GAGGGTTCCTTTCAGATGCAGGATGGTACAGTGATGCAGAGAAGGTATTTCTttcctgccttcagctgtgcacCCTTCACGATGAAATACTTCATTGGTTTCGTGCAGTAGAGTGTTGTGTAAG GTTGCTCCATGTTCGAAATGGTAACTGTAAATATCACTTGGGAGAAGAAACGTTCAAACTGGCTCAGTCTTACATGGATAAACTTGCCAAACATGGCCAGCAAGCAAACAAGGCAGCACTCTATGGGGAACTGTGTGCACTGCTTTTTGCCAAGAGTCACTATGATGAG GCTTACAAGTGGTGTATAGAAGCTATGAAGGAGATCACAGTTGGCCTGCCTGTAAAAGTAGTAGTGGATGTTTTGCGACAAGCTTCTAAG GCTTGTGTTGTAAAACGTGAGTTCAAGAAGGCTGAGCAGCTGATAAAACACGCAGTGTATCTCGCCCG GGAGCATTTTGGAGCCAAGCACCCCAAATATTCTGATACACTACTAGACTACGGATTTTATTTGCTCAACGTAGACAATATATGCCAATCTGTTGCCATCTATCAG ACAGCTCTTGATATTCGGCAGTCAGTATTTGGAGGTAAAAACATACATGTAGCTACAGCTCATGAAGATTTGGCTTACTCTTCTTATGTTCACCAGTACAGCTCTGGAAAATTTGACAATGCACT ATTCCATGCTGAACGTGCTATTGGCATTATAACTCACATTCTCCCAGAAGACCATCTTCTCTTGGCATCTTCAAAGAGAGTTAAAG CACTTATCCTGGAGGAGATTGCAATAGACTGTCATAACAAGGAAACTGAGCAGAGGTTACTTCAAGAAGCTCATGACTTGCATCTGTCCTCACTTCAGTTAGCTAAAAAAGCCTTTGGGGAGTTTAATGTACAAACAGCAAAGCATTATGGCAACCTTGGAAGACTGTATCAGTCCATGAGAAAGTTTAAG gaagcagaggaaatgCACATCAAGGCAATTCAGATtaaggagcagctcctgggtcAGGAGGATTATGAAGTTGCACTGTCAGTGGGACATCTAGCTTCTCTCTATAACTACGATATGAATCAGTATGAAAATGCTGAGAAGCTTTATTTGAGATCCATAGCAATTG GAAAGAAGCTTTTTGGTGAAGGATACAGTGGACTTGAATATGATTACAGAGGTCTCATTAAACTGTACAATTCCATTGGCAATTATGAGAAAGTTTTTGAGTACCACAATATTTTGGCCAATTGGAACCGGTTGCGGGATCGGCAGTTCTCAGTCACAGATGCTCTGGAGGATGTAAGCAGCAGTCCTCAATCCACTGAAGAAGTGGTCCAGTCTTTTCTGATGTCTCAGAACGTTGATGGACAGAGTAGCTAA
- the C20H17orf64 gene encoding uncharacterized protein C17orf64 homolog, with protein sequence MKAVCATEQVGTEEQAVSDSMAREGLGKDAAGAEAAVPAAGSTGRAQPRAPLICSTVGLNQDTFKICKEYLRPFKRSLRKLHLPQHLSRKKKVKYTKESVTIIGDRIDLFLQQHCRASEVRHWKKMLWRFTSLFSDKDEKQLQKLYKYIKRNKMQKFQKVKIRKES encoded by the exons ATGAAGGCTGTGTGTGCCACGGAACAGGTGGgcacagaggagcaggcagtcAGTGACAGCATGGCCAGAGAG GGCCTAGGGAAGGATGCGGCCGGCGCTGAGGCAGCAGTCCCTGCAGCGGGCAGCACGGGTCGTGCACAGCCTAGGGCCCCACTCATCTGCTCCACGGTTGGCCTCAACCAGGATACCTTCAAAATT TGCAAGGAGTACTTGAGGCCCTTCAAGAGGTCACTCAGGAAGCTGCActtgccccagcacctctccaggaaaaaaaaagtgaagtacACGAAAGAAAGCGTGACCATAATTGGGGACCGCATCGACTtgttcctccagcagcactgcagagcctcAGAGGTCCGGCACTGGAAGAA GATGCTGTGGAGGTTCACCTCCCTCTTCTCAGATAAGgatgaaaagcagctgcagaagctgtaTAAGTACATCAAGAGAAACAAGATGCAAAAGTTCCAG AAGGTGAAGATTCgcaaagaaagctga